Genomic window (Chondrocystis sp. NIES-4102):
ATAATTTAATATGTAAAATTCAAAAGCTCACTCTTAAATGTTTAATTAAGGGTGAGTTTTTGCAATTAAAACCATATTAAGCTGAAGGAACATAAAATGATCATAAAAGTGATCCATGTTGTTGGCATTATATAATTATGCATCGATAATTGTCTAAAAGACTGATATAAAAATATAAGCTCTACTTGTATCTTGGAATGATTGATTTCCTAAAGTTCTTAGTTTACTAATTAAAATTATGCATACTGTTTCTGCTAAAATCTTGGTCGTAGATGATGATCCTGCAATTCGCAATCTGATATATCGTTTTCTTAGTCAGAAAAACTATTTACTAGAGTCAGCTGAAAATGGTCAAAATGCATTAAAGATTTTTGAGCAGTTTAATCCAGACTTAGTAATACTAGATGTTAATCTTCCAGATGCGTTGGGGTATAATTTATGTGAAGAAATGCAGCGTCATACAGATGTGTTCATTTTAATGCTTACAAGTCGTGCTGATGCTGCCGACAAAAAAGAAGGATTTCTCAAGGGTGCTGATGATTATTTAACTAAGCCTTTTGACTTACAAGAATTAGAATATCGTGTAAAAGCAATTTTGAAACGACAGAGAACAGTTACAACATCTGAGAAGCAACCATTAGTATTTAGTAATTTAATTATCGATCCTGTTCGCAGAGAAGTTAAAATTAATGATCAACCAATTTTATTAACTGCATTAGAATTTGATTTATTGCATTTTTTAGCTACAAGACCTGGGCGAGTCTGGCGTCGAGATGAATTGATTCAAAATGTTTGGGATTATGATTACGTGGGAGATCAAAGAGTTGTTGACGTTCATATAGGTCAAATTCGTAAAAAAATAGAAATAGATTCTTCTGAACCTTCCTTTATTCAAACTGTACGTGGTGTCGGTTATAAATTTGAGGTTGATAATACTTCTAATATTGTTTGATAATTTGGACTTTGAACAAACAATAGTGACTATTTGGCAATATTTTAAAGATCATTTTGAGATTTTAAAGTGTTAGCGATCGCCTTGAGAATCTCTTGCTGTTGTTGAGGATCATAATTCCATTGAGTTAAAAAATCTTTGTAATCCCCGTTTCCAGTAACAATGGTGCTTTCTAATTTTTGTAATTCTTCAGTTAATGAGTGCAATTGAAGGTGTTTTATTAGATTACTAGTACGCTGACTAACTTTTCGTGATCCTTCAAGGTTATCTATATCATTATTAAGAGTATGAGTAATGGTCATAGCAGAAGACATAGCTAGGTTTTTGACCAATAATTCAGTAACTAGATCATTTGCTGATTTCAACCCATTGATAACCCCAACTGAAGGAAAATCTGCTAGTGGTATTTCACTAGTTAGATAAGCTACAAAGAAGCCTCTAGCTCCAGTTTTACTATTTACAATTGTAGAAATTTTCTGCTCAATCGTAATTTCATCCAATTGATTAACAGTTATTTGCTCCATTAAATATTGAGTTGCTGCGATCGCTTCAGGAAAAGATAACGAGTCAGTGGTCATAAAACACCTTACAAATAATTTTTTATCTTTTTATCTATATATAATCAATTTAATTAAGATTGAGAAATCTTTCCAGTGCTTCGACCATTGAAGGAGGCCAGCGACGAATATTTTTAATCCAGTCGAGGTCTTGATAGCGATTATCTAAACCTACTGCAGCAACCCAATTACTTTCTGCTTCTCCTTGTTGATTTGAAACCCATAAAGCAGCAGCTAATGCTGCACGCATATCCGCATACATAGGATACTTACGTACCAAGTTACGCATAGTACGAATAGCTTCTGAATGGTTACCTAATTGATACATAATTAGAGAAGCATTACCACGAGCGATAGGAAAGTTGGGAGAAATGTTTGCAGCTTGTTGATAATCTTCTAAAGCAATTTCCCATTTCTGTTGACCTGCTTCAGCATTACCTCTGTTATTTAAAGCTACTGGATCATCGGGAGTAATAGCCAATACTTGATTATAATCAGCGATCGCCTCATCCCAAAGTTTTTTACCTTCATAAGCGATACCACGATTAAGATAAGCATCAGGATATTCTGGAGCAATTTCAATTGAACGATTAAAATCTGCGATCGCTTCTGTTAATTTATATTGACCAATACGAACATTACCACGATTACTCCAAGCAGCAGGATTATCAGGAAATTGAGTAACTAATTCAGTCCAATAGCTTTCTGAACGGGCAAAATCGCCTTGTTGAGCAGCTTGAAACGCTTTTTTAGCTATTTTTTCTCCTTGAGCAATTTGTTCTTCGGTAAGGTTAATAGTTTGATTGGACATCGCTGTCACTGGTTTGACGACGCTAGGTGCGCTCCAAAATGAAAAAATTAGAACTAAACTGATTAACCAACGGGTCATTACTTTGTTATTAAGATAATTTTAAGGGTTTATACCTAAGATATAATAATTACAGGGTAATACAGAAAAAAAATCCAAAATAAGTCCAATTTCTAAATAGCCAGAGATTACTCCGTTAGTATGTTATACGGAGTTGGCTCTGACCATAAATTATCGATTTATCAATAATTACTCAGCTTGATGCCAGTTAGGGATTTCTTTTTGACGAGATCGGGCAATAACTAAAGCATTATCTTCTACATCTTGCGTAACTATTGAACCTGCTGCTACAGTTACATTTTCCCCTAAAGTCACAGGAGCAACTAGAACACTATTAGAACCCGTTTTAGTTCCTTGCTTAATAATGGTAGGATGTTTTCTTTTACCATCATAATTAGCGGTGATAGTACCTGCACCAACATTAACTCGATCGCCAACCGTTGCATCTCCTAAATATGATAAGTGAGCAACATTAGTGTTTGAACCTATGGTAGTTTTCTTAAGCTCAACAAAATTACCAACACGACAACTTTCACCCAATTTCACGTTACCTCGCAGATGAGCATAAGGGCCGATTCTAGTATTAGAGGCAACTTCTGAATCAGTGACAACTGAATACAAGATAGTTACGTTATTACCAATTTTACTATTCTCTATCAAGCTACCTGGCCCAATGCGACTACCTGTAGCGATTGTAGTATTACCTCGTAAATGAGTTTGAGGTTCGAGAATTACATCAGGCTCTAATTGCACAGTTTCATCTATAGTAATGCTGTCAGGGTTAACCATTGTTACTCCTGCTTTCATCCAATCATCTTTAATTCTTGCTTGCAAAACATCGTAGGCTGCTGATAGCTGTTGACGATCATTAATACCGTTGGTTTCAAGATAATCATCGGCATCATAAGCCATAACAGGACTGAGATAATTAACAACTTCAGTCAGATAATACTCTTGCTGATCATTATTAGTTGAAAGTTGAGGTAGAGAAGCTGCCAATTTTTGCCAATTAAAACAATATATTCCAGCATTTACTCGTCTATTTTGCTTTTGAGCGGTATTACAATCACGGTCTTCAATAATATGACTAACTAAATTATCACCGTTGCAGAATACACGTCCGTAACCTTGAGGATTTGGTAAATTAGCAGTTAACAAAGTTGCTGCATTTTGTTGAGACTGATGAGTAGATACCAGTTGTTGAAGAGTAGTGGGGCGTAACAATGGTGCGTCTCCATTTAAAACTAACAAATCCCCCTCATATCCCTCCAAATGAGGCATTAACTGTTGTACTGCATGACCAGTACCCAATTGCTCTGTTTGTTCCACAAATTCAACATCTTGACGATGACTCAGAGCCTGTTTAACTTTTTCTCCCTGATAGCCAATAATTAAAATCTGCTTATCTAAATTTAGTAAACTACAACTATCAAGTACTCGTTCAACAAGCGATCGCCCTGCTAAAGAATGCAAAACTTTGGGTAAATCTGATTTCATACGTGTCCCTCGCCCTGCTGCTAAAATTGCTACCGCTACCATATTGCCTACAATTAATTATTGATGTAAATCCGATTGGAGTATAGCTTTTCAGAGGATGATAGTGCAAAGAAAAATTGATTTTATTACTCAAAATTAGTAATTGTGACGCGACCCCTGGATGTGAACTCCCATGGCTTCCGTCACCCTCTACGGGTTAACGAGAAATTTACATATGGTTTGTTAAGCTGTGTCTACTTGCGATAGGTACAATAACTATTAAATAATGCAAACTATCAAGCCAATATCAGGTTCTAAAGGAGCTAGATATACAATTAGAAAACCTGTAAGTAACGCTGGGGTCGGTATTCCAACTGCATTAATTTTAGCGTTCTGCGGTTTTTTTGGCGCGATCGCTGTTTCTTGGGTTTTGGGAAATAATCATGTTACAGAATTATTTATACAGCTACACATAGGACAACAGAACCCCCCTGCTTGGTTACAACCACCCCAGGTTACCAATAAATACTATCTATTTTTACCAACAGTTATTTTATTTAGCTTGGGGCAAATAATTATTAAGTTGTCCCCTGAGCCTACAACTTGGTCGAGGCGTATAGTTGCCACTATTTTACTGACATTATTTATCCGTTATTTTATGTGGCGCTCGCTGACTACTTTAAATTTGGCTAACCCTGTCGATGGAATAGTAAGTATTTTGCTATTTTTGATGGAGTTATTGGCAATGGTGGGTGGAGCATTGCAATTATTATTATTATTTAGTGTTAAAAACCGTGACATAGAAGCAGATAGATATGCTGCTCTTGCTAAAGAAAATAATTACAATCCTACCGTAGATATCCTTATACCTACCTATAACGAGCCTGACTTTATTCTCAAACGTACAATTATGGGCTGTCAGGCATTAAATTATCAAGCAAAAGAAATATATGTTTTAGACGATACCAAAAGACAAAGTATTCAACAATTAGCTCAAGAATTAGGCTGTCATTACATTACTCGACCTGATAATCTTCATGCCAAAGCAGGTAATTTAAATAACGCCCTCAAACAAACCCACGGGGAATTAGTAGTAGTTTTTGATGCTGATTTCATTCCAACTAGTAACTTTTTAGAACGTACTATTGGCTTTTTTCAGAAAGAGAAAATAGCTTTAGTGCAAACTCCTCAAAGCTTTTATAATTACGATCCCATCGCTCATAACTTAGGGCTAGAAAACGTTTTAACTTCCGAAGAAGAAGTATTCTATCGTCATCTACAACCATTAAAAGACGGTGTGGGGAGTGTAGTTTGCGCTGGTACATCTTTTATTGCGCGCCGTAAAGCCTTAGAAGCAATTAATTATTTTGTTACCGAGTCATTATGTGAAGACTATTTTACAGGGATCAAATTAGCTGCTCAAGGTTACGAATTAGTTTATTTAGATGAAAAATTGAGTGCAGGGTTAGCAGCAGAAAGTATTGGTGCGCATATAGAACAAAGATTACGATGGGCAAGAGGTACTTTACAAGCTCTATTTATCAAATCCAACCCTTTAACTATTGCTGGTTTAAATATTTGGCAAAGATTAGGGCATTTAGACGGTCTACTACATTGGTTTACCTGTATTGCTAGGGTATTCTTCTTATTTTTCCCTCTATTGTGTATTTTTGCCCAATTAAATCCTATAGAAAGCAACTTAGGGGAACTAATTTATATGTTCCTACCTTATTATGCAATGCAGATTGCCTTATTCACATGGATAAATAAGCGATCGCGTTCTATTTTACTTTCTGATGTTTACTGCCTAGTACAAACCATCCCTATCTTTATGACTGTAGTTAAAGTTATGTTTAATCCTTTTGGTAAAGGGTTTCAAGTTACCCCTAAAGGAGTTGCTCGTGATAAATTTAACTACAATTGGTCATTGGCTTTACCTATGGCATTTATATTTAGTGCAACTTTGATCAGTTTTAGTTATGGTTTACTGAATTCCTCTAATGGCAACCTTAATTTAAGTTTATATTGGAGTGGATATAATCTACTAACTATTGCTGTGGCGATGATCACTTTATTAGACCTACCAAAACCCAGTTTTTATGAATGGTTTAAAGTGCGCAAAGAAGTCAATATCTATAGTGAACAAGCTGCATATCAAGGTGTCGCTCAACAGCTTTCGGAAGAAGGGATAGATATTATTATCGAAGATACAGCTAATTTAGCTACAGAAGTAACTGTGGAAATTTTACCAGAATTGTTAATAGTATCGGGCAGAGTAACCCGTAGTTATGTTCAAGATGATGCTGTAAGAGCTATTATCAAGTTCCAGAATTTAAGTACTGAACAACATAGAGAATTAGTGGAGATGTTATACTGTCGTCCTGGGCAATGGCGCAGAAGAAATTCACCTAGTGAATTACAATCAATATTTATTCTCTTTAAATTATTATTGCGACCTTTAATGTTTCTTAATCGCAAAAAAGTTAGTCAGTTAAAATTGCAATATTAAAATCTAGATAACCTGCTTCATGCTCACTCGACAGCCATAGCTTGTAACCATTGTAGATGTTGGGGCAGTAACTTACTTAAATCGTAACGGTCTAAAATTGTTTCTCTGGCGCGAATACGAATATTTGCCATTGCTTGAGGGTTATCTAAAGCTTCGATAACGCGATCGCTAATTTGTTGAGGAGAGAAAAAATCAACCAATAGCCCATTAACTCCATCCTCAATCACTTCCGTCACAGGCGCAGTATTACTGGCTACAATTAAACATCCAGTTGCTAAAGCTTCTAGCATTGACCAAGATAAAACAAAGGGACGAGTTAAGTAAATATGTACTGAAGAGGCTTGTAGTACCTGAAGATATTCATCATAGGGTAAAAGACCAGTAAAATGTACCCGACTAAGATCTAAAGGAAATTTCTCTAACATCGCTTCCTTATAACTTTTACCGTCAGGAAGACTTTTACCATAAGCAACTCGATTTTGCCCCACAATAACAAAGTGAGATTGAGGACGCTTTTGCTGCAAAATGTGAATAGTCTCAATTAACTGTGGGAAACCGCGATAAGGTTCCATTCCCCTGGCGACATAGGTAATAATTTCAGGGACACCGATAAGATTAAGATTAATTCGAGGTAAAAACAACTTTGTATTAGGTAAGGGTTGAAAATAATTAGTGTCAATTCCATCGTGATGAACTTTAATTTTAGAATGAAACTCAATAGGAAACTGCGATCGCTGCCAAAAAGTAGGAGATAAACCGCGATCGCAACTAAATAAATCAATTAAAATCGGAGCATTTTTAATCCTAATTCTCGCCTCATCATCAGCATTAATTGGGTCACTGGGGTCAAAGCTTGCATCTGAACCATAGGCGCGATAAAACCATTCAAAATAGCATAGTAAAGTAGCTCTCGGAAAAATATCCTTCATCAATAAAGTAGGTCCCCACCCAGAATGACCATAAACAAGATCGGGGTAAAAACCTTGGTCTTTTAGTTGCTGTGCTATACGATATGCTGCTTGGGCTTCTAAAACAGCATTTTCTAACGGTTTAACATAATGATGAGTTTCGGGACGGGCGGTACGAGACTTATCGTAAATTACCTTATTTACCCCAGGAATTTGACCTTCACGACGATTAGTTGCATACACCACAGTATTATGGGGTTGCTGACCCAAAACAGTAGCTAAATGGCGAAATTGAGCAGGAAAATTAGGGTGTAAAAATAAAATCTTCATTACTCACTCTAGATAACCAGTTAATTAATTTCACAATCTTAGCTTTTGTTTTCAAGACTGTAGTAATCTGTAGCAAGAATTAGTAAGTGAGATAAATTAAATTATGACTTCTTGGCGCGATCGCATTTCTAAATTCAGTGGCAAAACTCGCTTTGTAGTTTCTCGCATCTTTATTCACCTAGCAGGCGACGATGTAGCCCCAATGTTGGGAGTACTAAATCGTGTAGCAAGAGAAGCAATTGATGCCGACGGTGATTTAGAAATATTGGGAGAAGGATTAGTTTCAGTTTGTCAAAATCTTCTACAGATGAGTAGTTATTGGCAGTCTGCAGGGAATGAAGGCGATGTAATGTGGGATGAGGGTGAAGCAGGAGACTATGTAAATGAACTGTTTACCG
Coding sequences:
- the glmU gene encoding UDP-N-acetylglucosamine pyrophosphorylase, which translates into the protein MVAVAILAAGRGTRMKSDLPKVLHSLAGRSLVERVLDSCSLLNLDKQILIIGYQGEKVKQALSHRQDVEFVEQTEQLGTGHAVQQLMPHLEGYEGDLLVLNGDAPLLRPTTLQQLVSTHQSQQNAATLLTANLPNPQGYGRVFCNGDNLVSHIIEDRDCNTAQKQNRRVNAGIYCFNWQKLAASLPQLSTNNDQQEYYLTEVVNYLSPVMAYDADDYLETNGINDRQQLSAAYDVLQARIKDDWMKAGVTMVNPDSITIDETVQLEPDVILEPQTHLRGNTTIATGSRIGPGSLIENSKIGNNVTILYSVVTDSEVASNTRIGPYAHLRGNVKLGESCRVGNFVELKKTTIGSNTNVAHLSYLGDATVGDRVNVGAGTITANYDGKRKHPTIIKQGTKTGSNSVLVAPVTLGENVTVAAGSIVTQDVEDNALVIARSRQKEIPNWHQAE
- a CDS encoding group 1 glycosyl transferase, producing MKILFLHPNFPAQFRHLATVLGQQPHNTVVYATNRREGQIPGVNKVIYDKSRTARPETHHYVKPLENAVLEAQAAYRIAQQLKDQGFYPDLVYGHSGWGPTLLMKDIFPRATLLCYFEWFYRAYGSDASFDPSDPINADDEARIRIKNAPILIDLFSCDRGLSPTFWQRSQFPIEFHSKIKVHHDGIDTNYFQPLPNTKLFLPRINLNLIGVPEIITYVARGMEPYRGFPQLIETIHILQQKRPQSHFVIVGQNRVAYGKSLPDGKSYKEAMLEKFPLDLSRVHFTGLLPYDEYLQVLQASSVHIYLTRPFVLSWSMLEALATGCLIVASNTAPVTEVIEDGVNGLLVDFFSPQQISDRVIEALDNPQAMANIRIRARETILDRYDLSKLLPQHLQWLQAMAVE
- a CDS encoding cellulose synthase (UDP-forming), which encodes MQTIKPISGSKGARYTIRKPVSNAGVGIPTALILAFCGFFGAIAVSWVLGNNHVTELFIQLHIGQQNPPAWLQPPQVTNKYYLFLPTVILFSLGQIIIKLSPEPTTWSRRIVATILLTLFIRYFMWRSLTTLNLANPVDGIVSILLFLMELLAMVGGALQLLLLFSVKNRDIEADRYAALAKENNYNPTVDILIPTYNEPDFILKRTIMGCQALNYQAKEIYVLDDTKRQSIQQLAQELGCHYITRPDNLHAKAGNLNNALKQTHGELVVVFDADFIPTSNFLERTIGFFQKEKIALVQTPQSFYNYDPIAHNLGLENVLTSEEEVFYRHLQPLKDGVGSVVCAGTSFIARRKALEAINYFVTESLCEDYFTGIKLAAQGYELVYLDEKLSAGLAAESIGAHIEQRLRWARGTLQALFIKSNPLTIAGLNIWQRLGHLDGLLHWFTCIARVFFLFFPLLCIFAQLNPIESNLGELIYMFLPYYAMQIALFTWINKRSRSILLSDVYCLVQTIPIFMTVVKVMFNPFGKGFQVTPKGVARDKFNYNWSLALPMAFIFSATLISFSYGLLNSSNGNLNLSLYWSGYNLLTIAVAMITLLDLPKPSFYEWFKVRKEVNIYSEQAAYQGVAQQLSEEGIDIIIEDTANLATEVTVEILPELLIVSGRVTRSYVQDDAVRAIIKFQNLSTEQHRELVEMLYCRPGQWRRRNSPSELQSIFILFKLLLRPLMFLNRKKVSQLKLQY
- a CDS encoding two component transcriptional regulator gives rise to the protein MHTVSAKILVVDDDPAIRNLIYRFLSQKNYLLESAENGQNALKIFEQFNPDLVILDVNLPDALGYNLCEEMQRHTDVFILMLTSRADAADKKEGFLKGADDYLTKPFDLQELEYRVKAILKRQRTVTTSEKQPLVFSNLIIDPVRREVKINDQPILLTALEFDLLHFLATRPGRVWRRDELIQNVWDYDYVGDQRVVDVHIGQIRKKIEIDSSEPSFIQTVRGVGYKFEVDNTSNIV
- a CDS encoding TPR repeat-containing protein — its product is MTRWLISLVLIFSFWSAPSVVKPVTAMSNQTINLTEEQIAQGEKIAKKAFQAAQQGDFARSESYWTELVTQFPDNPAAWSNRGNVRIGQYKLTEAIADFNRSIEIAPEYPDAYLNRGIAYEGKKLWDEAIADYNQVLAITPDDPVALNNRGNAEAGQQKWEIALEDYQQAANISPNFPIARGNASLIMYQLGNHSEAIRTMRNLVRKYPMYADMRAALAAALWVSNQQGEAESNWVAAVGLDNRYQDLDWIKNIRRWPPSMVEALERFLNLN